One window of Micropterus dolomieu isolate WLL.071019.BEF.003 ecotype Adirondacks linkage group LG13, ASM2129224v1, whole genome shotgun sequence genomic DNA carries:
- the LOC123982211 gene encoding SLIT-ROBO Rho GTPase-activating protein 3-like: protein MTAILFSSFLQLNLHSRIYEKNQGTFFLMTWAYTSYAPHHPRKDQHLLSSVNCWYLLLNQTRRESRDHATLSDIYTNNVIVRLAQISEDVIRLFKKSKDIGIQMHEELVKVTNELYTVSNTLEIGPSHPISSLSSLWLLRV, encoded by the exons ATGACGGCTATTCtcttctcttccttccttcaacTCAACCTGCATTCGCGGATTTACGAGAAGAATCAAGGGACATTTTTCCTGATGACGTGGGCTTACACTAGCTACGCCCCGCATCATCCCAG AAAAGACCAGCACCTGCTGTCCTCAGTAAACTGCTGGTACCTGCTGCTGAACCAGACAAGGCGAGAGAGCCGCGACCATGCCACACTCAGCGACATCTACACCAACAATGTCATCGTCCGCTTGGCCCAGATCAGCGAGGACGTCATCCGCCTGTTCAAGAAG AGCAAGGACATCGGGATCCAGATGCATGAGGAGCTGGTGAAGGTGACAAATGAACTCTACACTGTAAGTAATACACTAGAGATCGGTCCCTCACACCCTATCTCATCACTGAGCTCTCTCTG GCTGCTGAGGGTCTAA